Proteins encoded within one genomic window of Camelina sativa cultivar DH55 chromosome 19, Cs, whole genome shotgun sequence:
- the LOC104765475 gene encoding histidine-containing phosphotransfer protein 4, producing the protein MQRQVALIKQSLFDQGYLDEQFMELEELQDDANPNFVEEVSALYFKDSARLINNIDQALERGSFDFNRLDSYMHQFKGSSTSIGASKVKAECTKFREYCRAGNAEGCLRTFQQLKKEHSTLRKKLEHYFQLARQAGPKETARRPK; encoded by the exons atgCAGAGGCAGGTGGCACTCATTAAGCAGTCCCTCTTTGATCAg GGATATCTCGACGAACAATTCATGGAGTTAGAAGAGCTCCAAGATGAtgcaaaccctaattttgttgAAGAAGTTTCCGCATTATACTTCAAAGATTCAGCTCGATTAATCAATAACATTGACCAAGCTTT GGAAAGAGGATCATTTGATTTCAATCGGCTAGATAGTTACATGCATCAGTTTAAGGGAAGCAGCACAAG tatTGGGGCAAGTAAGGTGAAAGCTGAATGCACAAAGTTTAGAGAATACTGCAGAGCTGGAAACGCTGAAGG ATGCTTGAGGACATTTCAGCAACTAAAGAAAGAACACTCAACGTTGAGAAAGAAGCTTGAACATTACTTCCAG TTGGCAAGGCAGGCGGGGCCAAAGGAGACAGCACGTAGGCCAAAGTAA